The proteins below come from a single Pseudanabaena sp. BC1403 genomic window:
- a CDS encoding form I ribulose bisphosphate carboxylase large subunit — MSYSKTQSKAKAGYDAGVQDYKLKYYTPDYTPRDTDLLAAFRFVPQPGVPPEEAAAAVAAESSTGTWTTVWTDLLTDLDRYKGRCYDVEPVANEDNQYIAYIAYPLDLFEEGSVTNLLTSLVGNVFGFKALRALRLEDIRVPIAYLKTFQGPPHGIQVERDKLNKYGRPLLGCTIKPKLGLSAKNYGRAVYECLRGGLDFTKDDENINSQPFMRWRDRFLFVQEAIEKAQAETGEVKGHYLNVTAPTCEQMMERAAFAKEIGTPIIMHDFLTGGFTANTTLAKYCRDNGLLLHIHRAMHAVIDRQKTHGIHFRVLAKCLRMSGGDHLHSGTVVGKLEGEKGITMGFVDLMREDHIELDRERGIYFTQDWASMPGVMPVASGGIHVWHMPALVEIFGDDSCLQFGGGTLGHPWGAAPGATANRVALEACVQARNEGRDMMREGGDILREAGRWSPELNVALELWKEIKFEFEAMDTV; from the coding sequence ATGTCTTACTCAAAAACACAGTCTAAAGCCAAGGCTGGGTACGACGCAGGTGTTCAGGACTATAAACTAAAGTACTATACCCCCGATTACACACCCAGAGATACTGACCTTCTCGCTGCTTTTCGTTTCGTGCCTCAACCAGGCGTACCTCCAGAAGAAGCTGCTGCTGCGGTAGCTGCTGAATCTTCGACAGGTACATGGACAACTGTATGGACAGACTTGTTGACCGACCTCGATCGCTACAAAGGTCGTTGCTATGATGTCGAACCAGTAGCCAACGAAGACAATCAATACATCGCTTACATCGCCTATCCTCTTGACTTGTTTGAAGAAGGTTCTGTAACCAACTTGCTAACCTCATTGGTTGGTAACGTATTCGGTTTCAAAGCTCTTCGCGCATTGCGTCTAGAAGACATCCGCGTACCTATTGCATACTTGAAGACATTCCAAGGACCTCCTCACGGTATCCAAGTTGAACGCGACAAGTTGAACAAGTATGGTCGTCCTCTATTGGGTTGTACCATCAAGCCTAAATTGGGTCTATCTGCTAAGAACTACGGTCGTGCAGTATACGAATGTCTTCGCGGCGGTTTGGACTTCACCAAAGACGACGAAAACATCAACTCTCAGCCTTTCATGCGCTGGCGCGATCGCTTCCTGTTTGTACAAGAAGCAATCGAAAAAGCCCAAGCTGAAACTGGCGAAGTCAAGGGTCACTACTTGAACGTTACCGCTCCAACCTGTGAGCAAATGATGGAACGTGCAGCTTTCGCAAAAGAAATCGGCACTCCAATCATCATGCATGACTTCTTGACTGGTGGCTTCACAGCTAACACCACTCTTGCTAAGTATTGCCGAGACAATGGCTTGCTCTTGCACATTCACCGCGCAATGCACGCTGTTATCGACCGTCAAAAAACTCACGGGATTCACTTCCGCGTTTTGGCTAAGTGTCTTCGTATGTCTGGTGGTGATCACCTCCACTCTGGAACCGTTGTTGGTAAGCTCGAAGGCGAAAAGGGAATCACCATGGGCTTTGTTGACCTAATGCGTGAAGACCACATCGAACTCGATCGCGAACGTGGTATCTACTTCACTCAAGATTGGGCTTCTATGCCTGGTGTTATGCCCGTTGCTTCGGGTGGTATCCACGTATGGCACATGCCTGCGCTCGTCGAAATCTTCGGCGATGACTCTTGCCTACAGTTCGGTGGTGGTACTTTGGGTCACCCATGGGGTGCTGCTCCTGGTGCAACCGCTAACCGCGTTGCTCTCGAAGCTTGCGTACAAGCACGTAACGAAGGTCGCGACATGATGCGTGAAGGTGGTGACATCCTTCGTGAAGCTGGTCGTTGGTCTCCTGAATTGAACGTTGCTCTTGAACTCTGGAAAGAAATCAAGTTTGAATTTGAAGCAATGGATACCGTCTAA
- a CDS encoding chaperonin family protein RbcX, translated as MDIKRSTKSTANMLINFLTFEAVKTIGEQLQETDKLKALWFNQFSTRERLQNGELYIKDLFAVNQEMAFRVMTVREYLANEILEFLPEMTRTGIQQSNMQLRRQHFEHIMSVQASEGYAECENLDSELDTGVDEKSNLESNLEVNLEHPLEADVDSGVDGDRATTQQNQ; from the coding sequence ATGGATATTAAGCGCAGTACTAAGTCCACAGCCAATATGTTGATCAATTTTTTGACCTTCGAGGCTGTCAAGACTATCGGGGAGCAATTGCAGGAAACTGATAAGTTAAAAGCTCTTTGGTTTAATCAATTCTCGACGCGCGAAAGACTTCAAAATGGCGAACTTTATATCAAAGACCTATTTGCGGTCAACCAAGAGATGGCTTTTCGGGTAATGACAGTGCGAGAGTATTTGGCTAATGAAATTTTAGAATTTTTGCCAGAGATGACTCGTACTGGAATCCAGCAATCAAATATGCAACTTCGCCGTCAGCATTTTGAACATATCATGAGTGTTCAGGCTTCTGAAGGATATGCAGAATGCGAGAATTTAGATTCTGAGCTAGATACTGGGGTTGATGAGAAAAGCAATCTAGAATCTAATTTAGAAGTTAATCTTGAACATCCTTTAGAAGCAGATGTTGATTCAGGTGTTGATGGCGATCGCGCTACCACTCAACAAAATCAATAG
- a CDS encoding ribulose bisphosphate carboxylase small subunit encodes MQTLPKERRYETLSYLPPLSDAQITRQIEYTLQQGFYPAIEFNEDSDPAIHYWTLWKLPLFNARTPQEVLTEVQACRSSYPGSFIRVVAFDNIKQCQVQSFIVHKPNAARY; translated from the coding sequence ATGCAAACTTTGCCAAAAGAGCGTCGTTACGAAACTCTTTCTTATCTTCCCCCTTTGAGCGATGCTCAAATCACTCGTCAAATCGAGTACACCCTTCAACAAGGTTTCTACCCTGCGATCGAATTTAACGAAGATTCCGATCCTGCAATCCACTACTGGACTCTTTGGAAGTTGCCCTTGTTCAACGCCAGAACTCCTCAAGAAGTTTTGACCGAAGTTCAAGCTTGCCGCTCTAGCTATCCTGGTAGCTTCATCCGCGTTGTTGCTTTCGACAACATCAAGCAGTGCCAAGTCCAAAGCTTCATCGTACACAAGCCTAACGCTGCTCGTTACTAA
- a CDS encoding TIGR02391 family protein, translating into MLINSEKLAKIQYHGEYGITRSCLNAITRLIQSGCQIKEIKLLTFGNRHCFLLSVEMEGSYIAIKSGFASGYSGEGPRGLAHSLILLRQYVSWIEEYDVSREIFERINTSCLLVSDIDEINKLAQVTDYRISDYIYLADDLSFDNKENHKILRYDFPSIVPLRFVDFRIIDLALRIKDEPDTTLMSSYRRLEGIIRKRTGIEGDVIGSKLFNKAFRGENAPLYWENIEPAEREGRAYMFEGIYLAFRNRRAHRELELSLDEEIREFMLVNELFLLESQAIDRPQKKEEI; encoded by the coding sequence ATGCTGATTAACTCAGAAAAACTTGCTAAGATTCAATATCACGGAGAATACGGCATAACCCGAAGTTGTTTAAATGCAATTACTAGACTTATCCAGTCTGGTTGTCAAATAAAAGAAATCAAGTTATTAACATTTGGAAATCGGCACTGCTTTTTACTATCTGTGGAAATGGAAGGTAGTTACATTGCTATAAAATCAGGATTTGCATCGGGATATTCTGGTGAAGGTCCAAGGGGATTAGCTCATTCACTCATACTTCTACGTCAATACGTATCTTGGATTGAGGAATACGATGTGTCGCGAGAAATTTTTGAACGGATAAATACTTCTTGTTTACTAGTATCAGATATAGATGAGATCAATAAGTTAGCGCAAGTTACTGATTATAGGATTTCTGATTATATCTATCTAGCGGATGACTTATCTTTTGACAACAAAGAAAACCACAAAATTCTAAGGTACGATTTTCCCAGTATAGTTCCTCTAAGATTTGTTGATTTTCGTATTATAGATTTAGCATTGAGAATCAAAGATGAACCTGACACAACCCTTATGTCATCTTACAGAAGACTAGAAGGAATTATCCGAAAGCGTACTGGTATTGAAGGCGATGTAATAGGATCTAAACTTTTTAATAAAGCTTTTCGAGGTGAAAATGCCCCACTATATTGGGAAAATATTGAACCTGCTGAACGAGAAGGAAGAGCCTATATGTTTGAGGGTATCTACTTGGCATTTCGTAATCGACGGGCACATCGTGAGCTTGAATTGAGCTTAGATGAAGAGATACGGGAGTTTATGTTAGTTAACGAACTTTTTCTCCTTGAATCTCAAGCAATTGACAGACCCCAAAAGAAAGAGGAAATATAG
- a CDS encoding BrnT family toxin: MLFDWDETKAKSNLAKHGVSFDEATSVFDDPLFLTFADPTHSIQEQRFIIMGESARGRLLVVSYTERQNTTRLISVRPATRKERKAYESEL; this comes from the coding sequence ATGCTGTTTGATTGGGATGAAACCAAAGCCAAAAGTAACCTAGCTAAACATGGAGTATCCTTTGATGAAGCAACCTCTGTCTTTGACGATCCTTTGTTTTTAACTTTTGCCGATCCGACACATTCCATCCAAGAACAACGTTTTATTATTATGGGAGAATCGGCTAGAGGTAGACTACTAGTCGTATCTTATACAGAAAGACAAAATACAACACGCCTAATTAGCGTCCGTCCAGCTACTCGTAAAGAACGTAAAGCATATGAATCAGAACTTTGA
- a CDS encoding type II toxin-antitoxin system Phd/YefM family antitoxin, translated as MSTQQVTFQECNTQFAKIFERVLQNHEVISVYKEPEKSIVILDEREYSSLMETLYLLSNPVNRERLYQSISQHEQGKVREIDVKAYLD; from the coding sequence ATGTCAACACAGCAAGTCACATTCCAAGAATGCAATACTCAATTTGCAAAAATTTTTGAGAGAGTTCTGCAAAATCATGAAGTTATTTCAGTTTATAAAGAACCTGAGAAGAGCATTGTGATTTTGGATGAAAGAGAATATAGCAGCTTAATGGAAACATTGTATTTATTAAGCAACCCAGTCAATAGAGAGCGCCTATATCAAAGTATTTCACAGCATGAACAAGGAAAAGTAAGAGAAATAGATGTTAAGGCTTACTTGGACTGA
- a CDS encoding Txe/YoeB family addiction module toxin, with protein sequence MKLLRKIIQICLEICKDPTKEIGKPEPLKFDLQGYWSRRINQEHRIIYTFDESQVTVIQCRFHYQK encoded by the coding sequence ATCAAGCTATTAAGAAAAATAATTCAAATTTGTCTTGAAATTTGCAAAGATCCCACAAAGGAAATTGGAAAACCTGAGCCACTAAAGTTTGATTTGCAAGGATATTGGTCAAGACGCATTAATCAGGAGCATCGGATTATTTATACTTTCGATGAAAGCCAAGTCACCGTTATTCAGTGCCGATTTCATTATCAAAAATAG
- a CDS encoding CPXCG motif-containing cysteine-rich protein, translating to MQDTAEYTCAFCGETNTTFVDFSGGMQQSYVEDCQVCCQPNILYIQIDEDTLDIEINSEPES from the coding sequence ATGCAAGATACTGCTGAATATACCTGCGCTTTTTGTGGGGAGACCAATACGACATTTGTTGATTTCAGTGGAGGAATGCAACAGTCGTATGTAGAAGATTGTCAGGTTTGCTGTCAGCCCAATATTTTGTATATTCAGATTGACGAAGACACTTTAGATATTGAAATTAACAGTGAACCAGAAAGTTAG
- the argF gene encoding ornithine carbamoyltransferase: MGNLQGRDLLSLADLQPSEIQELLTLAKQLKAGEVQFDFQRKTLGLLFRKASTRTRVSFTVAMHQLGGHVIDLDPNVTQVSRGEPIEDTARVLDRYLDVLAIRTFEQAELETFAKFSKMPIINALSDLEHPCQVLADLLTVMENFGSLKGLTLTYLGDGNNMAHSLMIGCALVGMNVRIASPKDFMPDPAVVAQAKALAITSEVIVTDDPKLASLAAHVLYTDVWASMGQESEAEDRIPIFQPYQLNAGLMALADKDAIALHCLPAHRGEEITDEVMEGAQSRIWDEAENRLHAQKALLASVL; the protein is encoded by the coding sequence ATGGGAAACCTTCAGGGACGCGATCTTCTTAGTTTGGCAGATTTGCAACCAAGCGAAATTCAGGAATTGCTAACTCTTGCAAAACAACTCAAAGCAGGAGAAGTCCAGTTTGACTTTCAGCGTAAAACCCTTGGATTGCTTTTTCGCAAAGCGTCAACAAGAACGCGAGTTAGCTTTACCGTCGCCATGCATCAACTGGGAGGACATGTCATCGACCTCGATCCAAATGTGACGCAAGTCAGTCGGGGTGAGCCGATAGAGGATACCGCCAGAGTACTCGATCGCTATTTGGATGTTTTGGCAATTCGCACTTTTGAGCAAGCTGAGTTAGAGACTTTTGCCAAATTCTCAAAGATGCCGATTATCAATGCCCTGAGCGATTTGGAGCATCCATGTCAAGTCCTAGCAGATTTACTAACTGTGATGGAAAACTTCGGCTCTTTGAAAGGGTTGACCCTCACTTATCTTGGAGATGGCAATAATATGGCGCATTCCCTGATGATTGGCTGCGCTCTTGTTGGCATGAATGTTCGCATTGCTTCACCAAAAGATTTCATGCCTGATCCTGCTGTTGTTGCTCAAGCAAAAGCTCTAGCTATTACTTCCGAAGTAATCGTTACAGATGATCCTAAATTAGCATCACTAGCAGCGCATGTCCTGTATACAGATGTATGGGCAAGTATGGGACAGGAATCAGAAGCAGAAGATCGGATTCCCATTTTTCAGCCCTATCAATTGAATGCAGGGTTAATGGCTCTGGCAGATAAAGATGCGATCGCCCTACATTGCTTACCTGCGCATCGTGGTGAGGAAATTACTGATGAAGTAATGGAAGGTGCACAGTCTCGCATTTGGGATGAAGCCGAAAATCGTCTTCATGCTCAAAAAGCCTTGCTAGCTAGCGTTCTTTAG
- a CDS encoding UPF0182 family protein, with translation MKLISTKLTTFNLSKRYYLWALLGIAGLVLTSEIVARLGAEILWFQEMGYLPMYLLRLTWQIGLGSAVFAIALVYLLRNLQTAETLKYDDLPSDAEQKQSKIRRRASPNQQLNKQQAISSKYIPTSLRLRWLLPLVLGLSLLICLLIIHYGQVAIAQWQPSVIQPSIAPIPPLLFRPDLIGQLAIQIVRERLPAAVTIGVAISLLVYPKFLLKAIAFLISAFTAWVISRQWMRIIPYFQSTSFERTEPVFNQDISFYIFNLPTLEVLEFGLVGICLYGFIAVLLTYLLSGNSLSEGKFIGISHAQQRHLYGLGGVVMLSIGFSYWLNRYELLYSPRGVSFGASYTDNVVQLPVYTGLSILALAIAIYLILRWIRFHHQPVSRKPVVATLIIYLVMAFGLGEGLPIAVQSLIVQPNELAREQPYIQRTISLTREAFGLESISSQVFNPQGKLTEKSIQKNDLTVRNIRLWDKQPLLATNRQLQQIRLYYSFPDADIDRYTINEEKLSKTAASQQQVLIAARELDYAAVPQEAQTWVNQHLIYTHGYGFTLSPVNRVAAGGLPEYFIKDIGITEGTPLTTSSEAVRTSIPIGQPRIYYGENTDTYVMTGTKVKELDYPSDNDNVYNIYDGRGGLALDSWWRRMLFAKYLNDWRMAVTPEFQPETKLLFRRNIMQRIKAIAPFLRYDSDPYLVAASTKSQANNQANDPSNLYWIVDAYTTSDRYPYSDVGKEGINYIRNSIKVVIDAYHGNVNFYIAEPSDPIIHTWAKIFPDLFKPMSAMPEALRQHLRYPVDLFSIQSERLMTYHMTDAQVFYNREDQWQIPNEVYGDKPRLVEPYYLITSLPDVPFEEFILLLPFTPKERTNLVAWMAARSDGENYGKLLLYTFPKQILVYGPEQIEARINQDPVISQQISLWNRQGSRVIQGNLLIIPIEQSLLYVEPLYLESTQNKLPTLVRVIVAYENRIVMAQTLQQAIAAIFKPAPEITPPIIRPVEAPTLQP, from the coding sequence ATGAAGTTAATCTCTACAAAACTAACCACATTTAATTTGTCTAAGCGCTATTACCTTTGGGCATTGTTGGGGATTGCGGGTTTAGTTTTGACCAGTGAAATCGTGGCGCGATTGGGAGCCGAGATTTTATGGTTTCAAGAAATGGGCTACTTGCCAATGTATTTGTTGCGGCTTACTTGGCAAATTGGGCTGGGCAGTGCCGTATTCGCGATCGCTTTAGTCTATCTACTTAGAAATTTGCAGACTGCTGAAACGCTGAAATATGATGATTTGCCTAGCGATGCTGAACAGAAACAGTCAAAAATACGAAGGCGAGCATCTCCAAATCAGCAACTAAATAAGCAGCAAGCAATATCATCCAAATATATCCCAACTTCTCTGCGATTGCGTTGGCTATTGCCTCTAGTTCTTGGCTTGAGCCTACTAATTTGCTTGCTCATAATTCATTATGGACAGGTCGCGATCGCGCAATGGCAGCCGTCAGTCATTCAGCCAAGTATTGCCCCAATTCCCCCTTTACTATTTAGACCAGATCTGATTGGTCAACTGGCAATTCAGATTGTAAGAGAGCGACTCCCAGCAGCCGTGACGATTGGGGTGGCGATCTCCTTGTTGGTTTACCCCAAGTTTTTACTGAAAGCGATCGCATTTTTGATTAGTGCATTTACAGCATGGGTGATCTCGCGGCAGTGGATGCGAATTATTCCTTACTTTCAATCCACTAGTTTTGAACGAACTGAGCCAGTTTTCAATCAAGATATTAGCTTTTATATATTCAATTTGCCCACATTGGAAGTTTTGGAATTTGGGCTAGTCGGTATTTGTCTATATGGTTTTATCGCCGTACTTTTAACCTATTTGCTATCGGGGAATAGCCTGAGCGAAGGTAAATTTATCGGCATTTCCCACGCTCAACAGCGCCATCTTTACGGACTTGGCGGTGTTGTGATGTTGAGCATTGGATTTAGTTATTGGCTCAATCGTTATGAACTTTTATATTCACCACGCGGCGTTTCTTTCGGAGCTAGCTATACCGATAATGTCGTGCAGTTGCCAGTCTACACAGGACTAAGTATTTTAGCTTTAGCGATCGCTATTTACTTGATTTTGAGATGGATTAGATTTCATCACCAGCCTGTCAGCCGTAAGCCCGTAGTAGCAACCCTAATTATATATCTGGTGATGGCGTTTGGGCTAGGTGAGGGTTTACCGATTGCTGTGCAATCACTGATCGTACAGCCTAATGAACTTGCCCGTGAGCAGCCATATATTCAACGCACGATATCCTTAACCCGTGAAGCCTTTGGACTTGAAAGTATTAGTTCTCAAGTTTTTAATCCACAGGGCAAATTAACGGAAAAATCTATTCAAAAGAATGATCTTACAGTTCGGAATATTCGACTTTGGGATAAACAACCACTACTTGCGACCAATCGCCAACTTCAACAAATCCGTCTTTATTACAGTTTTCCTGATGCGGATATTGATCGCTATACGATTAATGAAGAGAAGCTATCCAAAACTGCGGCTAGTCAGCAACAGGTACTCATCGCAGCGAGAGAATTAGACTATGCGGCAGTTCCTCAAGAAGCACAAACTTGGGTTAACCAACATTTGATTTATACCCATGGTTATGGATTTACCCTGAGTCCTGTCAATCGGGTTGCGGCTGGGGGCTTACCTGAATATTTCATTAAAGATATTGGCATCACCGAAGGTACTCCTCTCACCACTTCTAGCGAGGCAGTGCGAACAAGTATCCCGATTGGTCAGCCCCGTATTTATTACGGAGAGAATACTGACACCTATGTGATGACTGGCACAAAGGTAAAGGAGCTAGATTATCCTAGCGACAATGATAATGTTTACAACATTTACGATGGAAGAGGTGGGCTTGCCCTTGATTCATGGTGGAGGCGAATGCTATTTGCCAAATATCTGAATGATTGGCGCATGGCGGTAACTCCAGAATTTCAGCCCGAAACTAAGCTACTGTTTCGGCGGAACATTATGCAAAGAATTAAGGCGATCGCACCATTTTTGCGCTATGACAGCGATCCTTATTTAGTGGCGGCAAGCACCAAGTCACAAGCTAATAATCAAGCTAATGATCCCAGTAATCTCTACTGGATTGTTGATGCCTATACAACTAGCGATCGCTATCCCTATTCTGATGTTGGTAAAGAAGGAATTAATTACATTCGCAACTCGATCAAAGTTGTGATTGATGCATATCACGGCAATGTGAATTTCTATATTGCTGAGCCCAGCGATCCGATTATTCACACATGGGCAAAGATTTTTCCTGATTTGTTTAAACCCATGAGTGCAATGCCTGAAGCCTTACGGCAGCATTTGCGCTATCCCGTGGATTTATTCTCAATTCAGTCAGAACGCTTGATGACCTATCACATGACTGATGCTCAAGTGTTCTACAACCGTGAAGATCAATGGCAAATCCCCAATGAAGTCTATGGGGATAAACCGCGTTTGGTGGAGCCATATTATTTGATTACGAGTTTACCTGATGTTCCCTTTGAAGAGTTCATTCTGCTATTGCCATTCACTCCTAAAGAACGAACAAATCTTGTAGCTTGGATGGCGGCGCGATCGGATGGAGAGAACTATGGCAAACTTCTGCTTTATACTTTTCCTAAACAAATACTTGTCTATGGACCCGAACAAATCGAAGCCAGAATCAACCAAGATCCAGTTATTTCTCAACAAATTTCGCTCTGGAATCGTCAGGGTTCACGAGTGATTCAAGGAAATCTGTTGATCATTCCCATAGAACAATCACTCTTATATGTAGAACCACTCTATTTAGAATCAACTCAAAATAAATTGCCGACCCTAGTCCGCGTAATTGTTGCCTATGAAAATCGCATTGTGATGGCACAAACTTTACAACAAGCGATCGCAGCGATCTTTAAGCCTGCGCCAGAAATTACTCCACCGATCATTCGCCCAGTCGAAGCACCGACTTTGCAACCTTAA
- a CDS encoding YqeG family HAD IIIA-type phosphatase produces MLNYLINIFKIFVKPWQLISPDLVLSAPIYAITPQIMGTHGLRGLILDVDNTLIGDDEADVSAEIRIWIELMRTKYPIWLASNNFSDRRIQRVAESLNLPYRSRAGKPSRRVVRQVLEAMELPASQVAMVGDRLFTDTIVGNRLGLFTILVQPPCEELVFKPSIATIFKARSSFLRNWEIWIARKSGVKI; encoded by the coding sequence ATTCTTAATTATTTAATTAACATTTTTAAAATATTTGTGAAACCTTGGCAACTTATTTCTCCTGACTTAGTTTTGTCAGCACCAATTTACGCAATCACTCCACAAATAATGGGAACTCACGGTTTGCGCGGCTTGATTTTGGACGTGGATAATACATTAATTGGTGATGATGAAGCCGATGTGTCAGCGGAAATTCGTATTTGGATTGAGCTAATGCGGACAAAATATCCCATCTGGCTAGCTAGCAATAACTTTAGCGATCGCCGCATTCAAAGGGTCGCCGAGAGTTTAAATCTTCCCTATCGTAGTCGCGCAGGCAAACCTTCTCGTCGAGTTGTACGTCAAGTTCTCGAAGCAATGGAATTGCCAGCTTCTCAAGTGGCGATGGTAGGCGATCGCCTATTTACGGATACCATTGTCGGTAATCGTTTAGGCTTATTTACAATTTTGGTGCAGCCTCCTTGTGAAGAGCTTGTGTTCAAGCCATCGATTGCCACAATATTTAAAGCGCGATCGAGTTTTCTCCGCAATTGGGAAATTTGGATTGCCCGTAAATCTGGTGTGAAAATTTAA
- the mltG gene encoding endolytic transglycosylase MltG, with amino-acid sequence MSSAQKMPKKSHNWLFYGVAVPLTILVTGFVSSSWWIWASAAPSNFGAKIRLTISDGMPTQAIAQELEAAGVIRSSLALRLWVTWQSLRSNEPVALRAGTYDFATNQSLPEVVAQIQTAKSSEVRFTIPEGWSIAQMADLFEKQGFFTAKDFVAAAQRVSPRRRNWIPEDVPSLEGFLFPDTYQILPSEATPDRIIDLMLDRFEQVALPVYQENQSGKPKVKVSLKDWVTLASIVEKEAVIESERRIISGVFWNRIKKNMRLESDPTVEYGLNIKQTPENPLTLEQVRTDSPYNTYLNEGLPPGAIASVGLASLKATLDPATTDYLFFVAKFDGSHVFSRTLEDHEKALQVIDKKIQQKTPKQ; translated from the coding sequence ATGTCCTCAGCACAGAAGATGCCGAAGAAGAGTCATAATTGGCTGTTTTATGGTGTTGCCGTCCCTTTAACTATCCTAGTTACTGGCTTCGTTAGCAGTTCTTGGTGGATTTGGGCAAGTGCAGCACCTAGCAATTTTGGGGCAAAGATTCGATTAACTATATCCGATGGGATGCCAACCCAAGCGATCGCGCAAGAGCTAGAAGCAGCAGGCGTAATTCGCTCTAGCTTGGCTCTGCGTTTGTGGGTTACGTGGCAATCATTGCGAAGCAATGAGCCAGTAGCCTTGAGAGCAGGAACCTATGACTTTGCTACTAATCAGTCATTGCCAGAAGTTGTTGCTCAAATTCAGACTGCGAAATCCTCGGAAGTTCGATTTACGATTCCTGAAGGTTGGTCGATCGCACAGATGGCAGATTTATTTGAGAAACAGGGTTTTTTTACGGCTAAGGATTTTGTGGCGGCAGCTCAGCGTGTCAGTCCTCGGCGACGAAACTGGATTCCTGAAGATGTGCCCAGTTTGGAGGGGTTTCTATTTCCTGATACTTATCAAATCTTGCCATCAGAAGCGACACCTGATCGCATAATCGATTTGATGCTTGATCGCTTTGAACAAGTAGCTTTACCTGTTTATCAAGAAAATCAGTCTGGTAAGCCGAAGGTCAAAGTTAGTCTCAAAGATTGGGTCACTCTGGCAAGTATTGTTGAAAAAGAAGCGGTAATTGAATCAGAGCGTCGGATAATTTCAGGCGTTTTTTGGAATCGCATCAAAAAAAATATGCGTTTAGAGTCCGACCCCACGGTCGAATATGGCTTAAATATCAAACAAACTCCTGAAAATCCACTTACTCTAGAACAGGTGCGGACTGATTCGCCCTATAACACTTATCTAAATGAAGGGCTACCTCCAGGGGCGATCGCTTCAGTCGGATTAGCTAGTCTCAAGGCAACTCTTGATCCTGCAACCACCGACTATTTGTTCTTTGTGGCTAAGTTTGATGGTAGTCATGTATTTAGCCGCACCTTAGAAGATCATGAAAAAGCATTGCAAGTGATCGACAAAAAAATCCAGCAAAAAACACCCAAACAGTAA
- a CDS encoding DUF3727 domain-containing protein — protein sequence MEGSTIILTDDAGKSLPCTVETAFKVDSTEYLLLQPVDFSVQIFAWQETDDEEETELVDVTEEEIDLIFPVAQAVLAEQNLSLKRSAHTLTVQGELPEPTEDDIIEIDTEEDGNCGEFQELAHFYYEEQAFSVFTSLDPLMFIAKVGDDGQPEILTPDEMVALEPYVEQYLDHVLSTEDAEEES from the coding sequence ATGGAAGGATCGACGATCATACTTACGGATGACGCAGGTAAGAGCTTGCCTTGTACTGTCGAAACCGCGTTTAAAGTGGACAGCACCGAATACTTGTTGCTGCAACCAGTGGACTTTTCCGTGCAAATCTTTGCATGGCAAGAAACTGATGACGAAGAAGAGACTGAATTAGTCGATGTCACTGAAGAGGAAATTGATCTAATTTTCCCAGTAGCTCAGGCGGTTTTAGCAGAACAAAATCTTTCCCTCAAACGTTCTGCCCATACATTGACCGTTCAGGGCGAATTACCTGAACCAACTGAAGACGATATCATTGAGATTGATACCGAAGAAGATGGGAACTGTGGTGAATTTCAAGAGTTAGCCCATTTCTATTATGAAGAGCAAGCTTTTTCTGTATTTACATCCCTAGATCCATTGATGTTTATTGCTAAAGTTGGAGATGATGGTCAACCAGAAATTCTCACTCCTGATGAAATGGTAGCCCTTGAGCCTTATGTGGAGCAATATTTAGACCATGTCCTCAGCACAGAAGATGCCGAAGAAGAGTCATAA